From the genome of Flavobacterium ovatum, one region includes:
- the rplV gene encoding 50S ribosomal protein L22, with protein MGVRKRETADARKEANKSIAFAKLNNCPTSPRKMRLVADLVRGQKVERALNILRFSSKEASRKLEKLVLSAINNWEQKNAEASIEEAGLFVKEIRVDGGMMLKRLRPAPQGRAHRIRKRSNHVTIVLGSINNTQAI; from the coding sequence ATGGGAGTTCGTAAAAGAGAAACAGCAGATGCGAGAAAAGAGGCTAATAAGTCTATTGCTTTCGCAAAATTGAATAACTGCCCTACTTCACCTAGAAAAATGCGCTTAGTAGCGGACTTGGTAAGAGGTCAGAAGGTAGAAAGAGCACTTAACATCTTAAGATTCAGTTCTAAAGAAGCTTCAAGAAAATTAGAAAAGTTAGTTTTGTCTGCAATCAACAATTGGGAGCAAAAAAACGCTGAAGCTAGTATTGAAGAAGCAGGATTATTTGTTAAGGAGATTAGAGTAGATGGTGGAATGATGTTGAAAAGACTTCGTCCAGCTCCACAAGGTCGCGCACATAGAATTAGAAAACGTTCTAATCACGTAACAATCGTGCTTGGATCTATTAATAACACACAAGCAATTTAA
- the fusA gene encoding elongation factor G yields MARDLKYTRNIGIAAHIDAGKTTTTERILFYTGKSHKIGEVHDGAATMDWMAQEQERGITITSAATTCEWNFPTTQGKPLPETLPYHFNIIDTPGHVDFTVEVNRSLRVLDGLVFLFSAVDGVEPQSETNWRLADQYKVPRIGFVNKMDRQGSNFLMVCQQVRDMLKSNAVAITLPIGEENDFRGVVDLVKNQAIVWHEEGLGATYDIVPIPDDMLEEVKEYRSILIEAVADYDENLLEKFMEDENSITEEEINIALRAAVMDMAIIPMIAGSSFKNKGVQFMLDAVCKYLPSPMDKDGIEGIHPDDAELLEEDQTRILRKPDVKEPFAALAFKIATDPFVGRLAFFRAYSGRLDAGSYVLNTRSGNKERISRIYQMHANKQNPIDYIEAGDIGAAVGFKDIKTGDTLCDEKHPIILESMKFPAPVIGIAIEPKTKADVDKMGMALAKLAEEDPTFTVRTDEASGQTIISGMGELHLDILVDRMRREFKVEVNQGEPQVEYKEAFTKSAVHRETYKKQSGGRGKFGDIVFKLEPADEVEGKIPKGLQFVNAVKGGNVPKEYIPSVEKGFREAMKTGPLAGYQVDSLKVTLTDGSFHPVDSDALSFELAARMGYREVAKAAGAVILEPIMKMEVITPEENMGDIVGDINRRRGQVNDMGDRAGAKTIKADVPLSEMFGYVTTLRTLSSGRATSTMEFSHYAETPSNISEAVIKKAKGNA; encoded by the coding sequence ATGGCTAGAGACTTAAAATATACAAGAAATATAGGAATTGCTGCTCACATTGATGCTGGTAAAACGACAACAACGGAGCGTATTCTTTTTTATACTGGTAAATCACACAAAATTGGTGAAGTGCATGATGGTGCAGCAACAATGGACTGGATGGCTCAGGAGCAAGAAAGAGGTATTACAATTACTTCTGCTGCTACAACTTGTGAGTGGAATTTTCCAACTACACAAGGAAAACCTTTACCAGAAACATTGCCTTACCACTTTAATATTATTGATACTCCAGGTCACGTTGATTTTACCGTAGAGGTAAATCGTTCGTTACGTGTATTGGATGGTTTGGTTTTCTTATTTAGTGCTGTTGATGGTGTTGAGCCTCAATCGGAAACTAACTGGAGACTTGCTGATCAGTATAAAGTACCTCGTATTGGTTTTGTTAATAAAATGGATAGACAAGGATCTAACTTTTTGATGGTATGTCAGCAAGTAAGAGATATGTTGAAATCAAATGCAGTTGCGATCACTTTGCCAATTGGTGAAGAGAATGATTTCAGGGGTGTTGTGGATTTGGTTAAAAATCAAGCTATTGTATGGCATGAAGAAGGTTTAGGGGCTACTTATGATATTGTGCCTATTCCTGATGATATGCTTGAAGAAGTTAAGGAATACAGATCGATTCTTATTGAAGCAGTTGCTGACTATGATGAGAATTTGCTTGAAAAATTCATGGAAGATGAAAACTCTATTACAGAGGAAGAAATCAACATTGCATTAAGAGCAGCTGTTATGGACATGGCTATCATCCCGATGATTGCTGGTTCTTCTTTTAAAAACAAAGGTGTTCAATTTATGTTGGATGCAGTTTGTAAATATTTGCCTTCTCCAATGGATAAAGATGGTATCGAAGGAATTCATCCTGATGATGCTGAATTGTTGGAAGAGGATCAGACTAGAATCTTGCGTAAGCCAGATGTTAAAGAGCCATTCGCTGCTTTAGCATTTAAGATTGCTACTGACCCATTCGTAGGTCGTTTGGCTTTCTTTCGTGCTTATTCAGGACGTTTAGATGCAGGTTCTTATGTGTTGAACACTCGTTCAGGAAATAAGGAAAGAATTTCTCGTATCTACCAAATGCATGCTAACAAGCAAAACCCAATCGATTATATCGAGGCTGGTGATATTGGAGCGGCAGTTGGATTTAAAGATATTAAAACTGGAGATACATTGTGTGATGAAAAGCACCCAATTATTCTTGAGTCTATGAAATTCCCTGCGCCAGTAATAGGTATCGCTATTGAGCCTAAAACTAAAGCTGACGTAGATAAGATGGGTATGGCATTGGCTAAATTAGCTGAAGAAGATCCAACATTTACAGTTAGAACAGATGAGGCTTCAGGGCAAACTATTATTTCGGGTATGGGTGAGCTTCACTTAGATATCTTGGTTGATAGAATGCGTCGTGAATTCAAAGTTGAAGTTAACCAAGGTGAGCCTCAAGTTGAATACAAAGAAGCTTTTACAAAATCTGCTGTTCATAGAGAAACATATAAAAAACAATCAGGGGGTCGTGGTAAATTCGGTGATATCGTATTTAAACTTGAGCCAGCTGATGAAGTTGAAGGTAAAATTCCAAAAGGATTACAATTTGTTAACGCTGTAAAAGGTGGTAATGTGCCTAAGGAATATATTCCATCTGTAGAGAAAGGTTTTAGAGAAGCTATGAAGACTGGTCCTTTGGCTGGTTATCAAGTGGATAGTTTAAAAGTTACTTTAACTGACGGATCTTTTCACCCTGTCGATTCTGATGCGCTTTCTTTTGAGTTAGCGGCAAGAATGGGTTATAGAGAAGTTGCTAAAGCTGCAGGAGCTGTTATTCTTGAGCCAATCATGAAAATGGAAGTTATTACACCAGAAGAAAACATGGGGGATATCGTAGGTGATATCAATCGTCGTAGAGGTCAGGTTAATGACATGGGTGATAGAGCTGGTGCTAAAACTATTAAGGCTGATGTGCCATTATCAGAAATGTTTGGTTATGTTACGACATTAAGAACGTTGTCATCTGGTAGAGCAACATCTACTATGGAATTTTCACATTACGCGGAAACTCCTTCTAATATTTCAGAAGCAGTAATCAAAAAAGCAAAAGGAAACGCTTAA
- the rplD gene encoding 50S ribosomal protein L4, which translates to MEVKVLDFNGKDTGRKVQLSDSVFAIEPNNHAVYLDVKQYLANQRQGTHKAKERAEVAGSTRKIKKQKGTGTARAGSMKNPLFKGGGTVFGPRPRSYSFKLNKNLKRLARKSAFSIKAKESNIIVLEDFKFEAPSTKNFINVLKALELDNKKSLFVLGESNKNVYLSSRNLKGSSVVSSLELSTYAILNASNLVLLESSLEVIEENLSK; encoded by the coding sequence ATGGAAGTAAAAGTATTAGATTTCAACGGAAAAGATACTGGAAGAAAAGTTCAACTTTCTGATTCAGTATTCGCAATTGAACCAAATAATCACGCTGTATACCTTGATGTGAAGCAATATTTAGCTAATCAAAGACAAGGAACGCACAAAGCTAAAGAAAGAGCTGAAGTTGCGGGAAGTACACGTAAGATTAAAAAACAAAAAGGAACTGGTACTGCTCGTGCGGGTAGTATGAAGAATCCATTGTTTAAAGGTGGGGGAACGGTTTTCGGACCAAGACCAAGAAGTTATTCATTCAAATTGAATAAAAACTTGAAACGTTTGGCAAGAAAATCTGCTTTCTCAATAAAAGCAAAAGAATCAAATATTATCGTTCTTGAAGACTTTAAATTTGAAGCGCCAAGCACTAAGAATTTCATTAACGTTTTGAAAGCTTTAGAGTTAGATAATAAAAAATCACTATTTGTATTGGGTGAGTCAAATAAAAATGTATATTTGTCGTCACGCAATTTAAAGGGCTCAAGTGTAGTAAGTAGCTTAGAATTAAGTACTTATGCTATTTTGAATGCTAGTAATTTAGTGCTTTTGGAGAGTTCTTTGGAAGTAATTGAAGAAAATTTAAGTAAATAA
- the rpmC gene encoding 50S ribosomal protein L29 yields MKQSEIKDLSAAQLQENLSKAKKTYADLKMAHAISPIENPLQIRSLRRTVARLATELTKRELQ; encoded by the coding sequence ATGAAACAATCAGAAATAAAAGATCTTTCTGCAGCACAGTTGCAAGAAAACCTTAGCAAGGCTAAGAAAACATATGCTGACCTAAAAATGGCTCATGCTATCTCTCCAATTGAGAATCCGCTTCAAATTAGAAGTTTAAGAAGAACAGTTGCAAGATTAGCCACTGAGTTAACTAAAAGAGAATTGCAATAA
- the rpsG gene encoding 30S ribosomal protein S7 has protein sequence MRKRAAKKRPLLPDPRFNDQLVTRFVNNLMWDGKKSTAFKVFYDAIDIIEAKKQDAEKPSLEIWKDALTNVMPHVEVRSRRVGGATFQIPMQIRPDRKISMAMKWLILYARRRNEKSMAQRLASECLAAAKEEGAAVKKRMDTHKMAEANKAFSHFRF, from the coding sequence ATGAGAAAAAGAGCGGCAAAAAAGAGACCACTTTTACCAGATCCAAGGTTTAACGACCAATTGGTAACGCGTTTTGTGAACAACTTAATGTGGGACGGTAAGAAATCAACAGCTTTTAAAGTGTTTTATGATGCGATTGACATCATTGAGGCTAAAAAGCAAGATGCAGAGAAACCATCATTAGAGATATGGAAAGATGCTTTAACTAATGTTATGCCTCACGTAGAAGTACGTAGTCGTAGAGTTGGTGGTGCTACCTTCCAAATTCCGATGCAAATTAGACCAGATAGAAAAATTTCTATGGCTATGAAATGGTTAATTCTTTATGCAAGAAGAAGAAACGAAAAGTCAATGGCTCAAAGATTAGCTTCGGAATGTTTAGCTGCGGCTAAAGAAGAGGGAGCAGCTGTTAAGAAAAGAATGGATACTCACAAAATGGCAGAAGCTAATAAAGCTTTCTCTCACTTTAGATTTTAA
- the rplB gene encoding 50S ribosomal protein L2 — translation MSVRKLKPITPGQRFRVVNGYDAITTDKPERSLIAPIKNSGGRNSQGKMTMRYTGGGHKQRYRIIDFKRTKEGIPATVKSIEYDPNRTAFIALLAYADGEKTYVIAQNGLKVGQKLVSGPESQPEIGNTLPLSRIPLGTVISCIELRPGQGAVIARSAGTFAQLMARDGKFATIKMPSGETRLILLTCSATIGAVSNSDHQLVVSGKAGRSRWLGRRPRTRPVAMNPVDHPMGGGEGRSSGGHPRSRNGIPAKGYRTRSKKNPSNKYIVERRKK, via the coding sequence ATGTCAGTAAGAAAATTAAAACCTATTACCCCAGGTCAGCGATTTAGAGTTGTGAATGGTTATGACGCTATTACAACTGATAAGCCGGAACGCTCTTTGATAGCGCCGATAAAAAACTCTGGAGGTAGAAATAGTCAAGGAAAGATGACCATGCGTTATACGGGTGGTGGTCACAAGCAGAGATATCGTATTATTGATTTCAAACGTACAAAAGAAGGAATTCCAGCTACAGTGAAATCAATCGAATATGATCCAAATCGTACTGCGTTTATCGCTTTATTAGCTTATGCTGATGGTGAGAAAACTTATGTTATTGCTCAAAATGGATTGAAAGTTGGTCAGAAATTAGTTTCTGGTCCGGAATCTCAACCTGAAATTGGTAATACATTACCTTTAAGCAGAATCCCATTGGGAACTGTAATCTCTTGTATTGAGTTAAGACCAGGTCAAGGAGCAGTAATTGCTCGTTCTGCTGGAACTTTTGCTCAATTAATGGCAAGAGATGGAAAATTCGCTACAATCAAAATGCCTTCAGGTGAAACAAGATTGATCTTGTTAACTTGTTCAGCTACAATTGGAGCGGTATCTAATTCTGACCACCAATTAGTTGTATCTGGAAAAGCAGGTAGATCAAGATGGTTAGGTAGAAGACCTAGAACAAGACCTGTTGCAATGAACCCTGTTGATCACCCAATGGGTGGTGGAGAAGGACGTTCTTCTGGTGGACATCCACGTTCAAGAAATGGAATACCAGCAAAAGGTTATAGAACACGTTCTAAGAAAAACCCGAGTAACAAGTATATCGTAGAACGTAGAAAGAAATAA
- the rpsL gene encoding 30S ribosomal protein S12, whose amino-acid sequence MPTIQQLVRTGRTQITKKSKSVALDSCPQRRGVCTRVYTTTPKKPNSAMRKVARVRLTNGNEVNAYIPGEGHNLQEHSIVLVRGGRVKDLPGVRYHIVRGALDTSGVAGRTQRRSKYGAKRPKEAKK is encoded by the coding sequence ATGCCAACAATTCAACAATTAGTAAGAACAGGAAGAACTCAGATAACTAAGAAGAGTAAATCGGTTGCTTTAGATTCTTGTCCTCAAAGAAGAGGGGTTTGTACGCGTGTTTACACTACTACACCAAAAAAACCAAACTCTGCAATGCGTAAAGTAGCGCGTGTACGTTTGACAAATGGTAATGAAGTAAATGCTTACATCCCTGGAGAAGGACACAATCTACAAGAGCACTCGATAGTATTAGTTAGAGGTGGAAGGGTAAAAGATTTACCAGGTGTTAGATATCACATCGTTCGTGGTGCCCTTGATACGTCAGGAGTAGCAGGAAGAACGCAAAGAAGATCTAAGTACGGTGCTAAACGCCCAAAAGAAGCAAAAAAGTAA
- the rpsJ gene encoding 30S ribosomal protein S10 encodes MSQKIRIKLKSYDHMLVDKSAEKIVKTVKTTGAVVTGPIPLPTHKKLFTVLRSPHVNKKAREQFEVMSYKRLIDIYSSSSKTIDALMKLELPSGVEVEIKV; translated from the coding sequence ATGAGTCAAAAAATCAGAATAAAACTAAAATCTTACGATCACATGTTGGTAGACAAGTCTGCTGAAAAGATTGTAAAAACGGTTAAAACTACAGGTGCAGTTGTTACAGGTCCAATTCCATTACCAACTCACAAAAAACTTTTCACTGTTCTACGTTCTCCGCACGTTAATAAAAAAGCAAGAGAGCAATTCGAAGTAATGTCATACAAGAGATTAATTGACATTTATTCTTCTTCATCTAAAACAATTGATGCTTTGATGAAATTAGAATTGCCTAGTGGAGTTGAAGTAGAAATCAAAGTTTAG
- the rplC gene encoding 50S ribosomal protein L3 — translation MSGLIGRKIGMTSLFDENGKNIPCTVIEAGPCVVTQVRTKGVDGYEALQLGFDDKNEKHSTKAALGHFKKAGTVAKKKVVEFKEFAEGKKLGDLIDVSIFVEGEFVDVQGVSKGKGFQGVVKRHGFGGVGQATHGQHNRLRAPGSVGASSYPSRVFKGMRMAGRMGSDNVKVQNLRVLKVVAEKNLLVIKGCVPGCNNSYVIIEK, via the coding sequence ATGTCTGGGTTAATTGGTAGAAAAATCGGCATGACGAGTCTTTTTGACGAGAACGGGAAAAATATTCCTTGTACTGTAATTGAGGCTGGTCCATGCGTTGTTACCCAAGTCAGAACCAAAGGTGTTGACGGGTATGAAGCGTTGCAACTTGGTTTCGATGACAAAAACGAGAAACATTCCACAAAAGCGGCTTTAGGTCACTTTAAAAAAGCGGGAACTGTAGCTAAGAAAAAAGTCGTTGAATTCAAGGAGTTTGCAGAAGGAAAAAAATTAGGAGATCTTATTGATGTTTCTATTTTTGTTGAAGGAGAGTTTGTAGATGTACAGGGTGTATCTAAAGGTAAAGGTTTTCAAGGGGTTGTAAAACGTCACGGTTTTGGTGGTGTTGGTCAAGCAACTCACGGTCAACACAACCGTTTAAGAGCGCCAGGTTCTGTAGGAGCGTCTTCTTATCCATCTAGAGTATTCAAAGGAATGCGTATGGCTGGAAGAATGGGAAGCGATAATGTAAAAGTTCAAAACCTTAGAGTTTTAAAAGTAGTTGCTGAAAAGAATCTACTTGTTATTAAAGGATGTGTTCCTGGATGTAATAACTCTTATGTAATCATCGAGAAGTAA
- the rpsC gene encoding 30S ribosomal protein S3, whose translation MGQKTNPIGNRLGIIRGWDSNWYGGNDYGDKIAEDHKIRKYIHARLSKASVSKVIIERTLKLVTVTITTARPGIIIGKGGQEVDKLKEELKKVTDKEVQINIFEIKRPELDAYLVATSICRQIESRISYRRAIKMAIAASMRMNAEGIKVLISGRLNGAEMARSEGFKEGRVPLSTFRADIDYALAEAHTTYGRMGIKVWIMKGEVYGKRDLSPLAGMDKKQAGGKGGDSPRGKSNFNKGGKPDARKRK comes from the coding sequence ATGGGACAAAAGACAAATCCAATTGGAAATAGACTTGGTATCATCAGAGGATGGGACTCAAACTGGTATGGTGGAAATGATTACGGTGATAAAATCGCTGAAGATCATAAGATCAGAAAGTATATCCATGCTCGTTTATCAAAAGCTAGTGTATCAAAAGTAATCATCGAGAGAACTTTGAAACTTGTAACCGTTACTATCACTACTGCTAGACCTGGTATCATTATCGGAAAAGGTGGGCAAGAGGTAGACAAGTTAAAAGAAGAACTTAAGAAAGTTACTGACAAAGAGGTTCAAATCAACATCTTTGAAATAAAAAGACCTGAACTTGACGCGTATCTAGTTGCTACAAGCATCTGTCGTCAAATCGAAAGCCGTATTTCTTACAGACGTGCAATTAAAATGGCTATTGCTGCTTCTATGCGTATGAACGCTGAGGGTATCAAAGTTTTAATTTCTGGTCGTTTGAATGGTGCTGAGATGGCACGTTCAGAGGGTTTCAAAGAAGGAAGAGTTCCTTTATCAACTTTCAGAGCCGATATTGATTATGCATTAGCTGAAGCGCATACTACTTATGGTAGAATGGGTATCAAAGTGTGGATTATGAAAGGTGAAGTTTACGGAAAGAGAGATCTTTCTCCACTTGCTGGAATGGACAAAAAACAAGCTGGCGGAAAAGGTGGAGATTCTCCTCGTGGAAAATCTAACTTTAATAAAGGTGGAAAACCAGACGCTCGTAAAAGAAAGTAA
- the rpsS gene encoding 30S ribosomal protein S19, translating to MARSLKKGPFVHYKLDKKVQENIAGGNKGVVKTWSRASMITPDFVGQTIAVHNGRQFVPVYVTENMVGHKLGEFSPTRSFRGHAGAKNKGKK from the coding sequence ATGGCACGTTCATTAAAAAAAGGACCTTTCGTTCATTATAAGTTAGACAAGAAAGTTCAAGAAAACATCGCAGGTGGAAATAAAGGAGTGGTAAAGACTTGGTCTAGAGCTTCTATGATTACTCCTGACTTCGTTGGGCAAACTATCGCAGTTCATAACGGTCGTCAATTTGTACCAGTTTACGTAACAGAAAACATGGTAGGTCACAAATTAGGAGAATTTTCACCAACTAGATCTTTTAGAGGTCATGCTGGAGCAAAAAATAAAGGTAAAAAATAA
- the rplW gene encoding 50S ribosomal protein L23, producing MSIIIKPIVTEKVTKESEVLNRFGFVVNKKANKVMIKKAVEAAYGVTVLSVNTMNVRPDRTTKYTKSGLISGKTNAIKKAIVQVQQGETIDFYNNI from the coding sequence ATGAGTATCATAATTAAACCTATAGTAACGGAAAAAGTAACCAAAGAAAGTGAAGTTTTAAACCGTTTTGGATTCGTTGTTAACAAAAAAGCAAACAAAGTTATGATTAAGAAAGCTGTTGAAGCTGCTTATGGAGTAACTGTGTTAAGTGTTAATACAATGAATGTAAGACCAGATAGAACTACTAAGTACACTAAAAGTGGTTTGATAAGTGGAAAGACAAATGCAATTAAGAAGGCAATTGTACAAGTACAGCAAGGAGAAACAATTGATTTTTACAACAATATCTAA
- the rplP gene encoding 50S ribosomal protein L16 — MLQPKRTKYRKVQKGKMKGNSGRGHELSNGMFGIKSVHEDGMFLTSRQIEAARIAATRFMKREGQLWIKIFPDKPITKKPLEVRMGKGKGAVEYWAAVVKPGRIMFEVGGVPLSVAKEALRLAAQKLPVKTKFVVARDFEA, encoded by the coding sequence ATGTTACAGCCTAAAAGAACAAAATACCGTAAGGTACAAAAAGGTAAAATGAAAGGGAACTCTGGAAGAGGGCATGAACTTTCTAATGGAATGTTTGGTATTAAATCTGTACATGAAGATGGAATGTTCCTAACTTCTCGTCAAATTGAAGCTGCACGTATCGCTGCAACACGTTTCATGAAAAGAGAGGGACAATTATGGATCAAAATATTTCCAGACAAACCAATTACTAAGAAGCCTCTTGAGGTACGTATGGGTAAAGGTAAAGGTGCAGTTGAGTATTGGGCTGCCGTTGTTAAACCCGGAAGAATTATGTTTGAAGTTGGAGGAGTACCTTTGTCAGTTGCTAAAGAGGCGTTACGTCTTGCAGCTCAAAAGCTTCCAGTAAAAACTAAATTCGTTGTTGCTAGAGATTTCGAAGCATAA